The DNA sequence ATAAAACTGAGTAATTTACTATGACTCTATTAACGTAGAGCAGTTAGGTAAAAGCCAGTTGTATTATGTTTATTCATAATGCGACTGGCTATTTTTGTCTACTTTCATAAATTATTGATATTGATAAGGAGGAAAGACCCTTAGATTTACTATTAAATTACCTAAAGACAAGGAGCAGGGAGGTGTGTACGGTGGGTGGTGCTTTGGATGGAATTAAAGTATTAGATTTAACTAGAGTATTAGCGGGACCCTATTCCACGATGATTCTAGGAGATTTAGGTGCAGAAGTTATAAAAGTAGAAGCACCTGGTGGAAGTGATGACACACGACATTGGGGACCTCCATTTAAAGGTACAGAAAGTGCTTACTACTTATGTGCTAACCGCAACAAGCGTGCTATTACGCTCAACCTAAAGACCGAAGAAGGAAGAGGCATTTTAAAAAAGTTAATAAAACAATCCGATGTAGTTATCGAAAATTTTAAAAGTGGTACTATGGCGAAATGGGGGCTTGGTTATGAAGAAATAAAAACCCTTAACCCTAGTATTATACTTTGTTCGATAACTGGGTTTGGACAATATGGTCCATATCAAAATCTACCAGGTTATGATTTCATTATTCAAGCAATGTCTGGATTAATGAGTATTACTGGAGATGAACAATCAGGGCCAATGAAAGTTGGCGTTGCGATATCAGACATTATCACTGGACTATATTCAAATATTGGTATTCTTGCCGCACTACAAGAAAGAAATAAATCGGGTGAAGGACAATGTATTGATATTTCCTTATACGATTCTCAAATTAGTGCTTTAGCGAATGTCGCCAGTAATTATTTAATTTCAGGTAATATTCCAGGCTTATTAGGAAATCAACACCCAAATATCGTTCCATATCAACCATTCCCTACAAAGGATGGAGAAATGGTAATTGCGGTAGGTAATGATGGTCAATTTATAAGGTTCTGTAGCCTA is a window from the Bacillus sp. FJAT-45350 genome containing:
- a CDS encoding CaiB/BaiF CoA transferase family protein gives rise to the protein MGGALDGIKVLDLTRVLAGPYSTMILGDLGAEVIKVEAPGGSDDTRHWGPPFKGTESAYYLCANRNKRAITLNLKTEEGRGILKKLIKQSDVVIENFKSGTMAKWGLGYEEIKTLNPSIILCSITGFGQYGPYQNLPGYDFIIQAMSGLMSITGDEQSGPMKVGVAISDIITGLYSNIGILAALQERNKSGEGQCIDISLYDSQISALANVASNYLISGNIPGLLGNQHPNIVPYQPFPTKDGEMVIAVGNDGQFIRFCSLLGLEHIAVDERFATNAKRLENRELLVTEIAVQMKTKESNEWLKLLNENGIPAGPIQNMKDVFNDPQVKERNMVLEMDHPTAGSIKLVGSPLKLSRTPVEIKSHPPVAGEHTDEVLEEIGYTNEMIEDFKQNNYI